One region of Turicibacter bilis genomic DNA includes:
- a CDS encoding GNAT family N-acetyltransferase — translation MTLIIKCEEKTEFEMIYHFIKEAFETAAVSDGTEQDFVNMLRVSENYIPELALVATDNKQLIGHIMLTKFAFKGMLLLAPLTVKLDYRHQGVGTKLVQKAFELAKEMNYTSVVVLGDPDYYGRFGFKPSVNFGITCTNEIPSEYVQIVELQEGALDSVNGTISF, via the coding sequence ATGACATTAATCATTAAATGTGAAGAAAAAACTGAATTTGAAATGATTTATCACTTTATAAAAGAAGCTTTTGAAACAGCGGCTGTTTCTGACGGTACTGAACAAGACTTCGTTAACATGCTTCGCGTGAGTGAAAACTATATTCCTGAACTAGCATTAGTCGCAACAGACAACAAACAATTAATTGGACATATCATGCTTACAAAATTTGCGTTTAAGGGAATGCTTCTTTTAGCCCCACTCACTGTTAAATTAGATTATCGCCATCAAGGAGTTGGAACAAAACTCGTTCAAAAAGCTTTTGAGTTAGCAAAGGAAATGAACTATACGTCAGTCGTTGTATTAGGTGATCCTGATTATTATGGTCGATTTGGATTCAAACCTTCTGTGAACTTTGGTATTACTTGTACAAATGAGATTCCTTCAGAGTATGTTCAAATCGTTGAACTACAAGAAGGAGCACTAGATTCGGTTAATGGAACAATTTCATTCTAA